The DNA segment CCTGTGCGTGGCGTCGCTGTCATACTTTGCGGCACGACGCGTGCGCCGCTTCAGCGCGTGAAGAGTGACGACGAAAGGAAGGGACTGGGGATCTACGATGTAGTGGCAGCCAACTTCTACGGCTGCACGATTCCGGAGCAACGTGCGGATAAAATTCATCTTCGCTCTATGGAGCAGATGCTTGAGCACCTCCTCGCGCTGGGCGGCCAGCCGCTGTCGGTCGCTCGACCGGTCAATAAGCGCCTGGCTTGCCGCTGTCATAACTTTACACGCTTTCTGGTCGCGATGTTGCGAGCCAAGAGGGTACCCGCGCGGTCTCGCTGTGGATTCGGCGCGTATTTTAATCCCCCGTACTTTGAAGATCACTGGGCGTGCGAATACTGGAACGCTGCGGAAGCGCGATGGATTCTGGTCGATCCGCAGTTAGACGAAGTGTGGCAGGAGAAACTCAAGCCCGATTTTGACATCCTTGATGTGCCACACGACCGTTTTTTGACCGCAGGTGATGCCTGGGCACAGTGCCGTACGGGGAAGGCCGATGCAGCGAAGTTCGGTATCGTCTTCGCGAATTTGCGGGGACTCTGGTTCATCGCGGGAAACTTGATCCGTGATGTCGCGGCGCTCAACATGATGGAGATGCTGCCGTGGGATGTCTGGGGTGCAATGCCCCAACCCGACGAGCCGATTCAGGATGACCAGTTTGAATTTTTCGATCGGCTGGCCGCGATCACATGCACGCCCGATTCCTCATTCGCCGAATTGCGCAGGCTCTACGAAGGCGACGACCGACTTCGCGTGCCGGAGACCGTCTTCAACGCGAAGCTGAACTGCCCAGAAGCGATTTCAGCATGCAATCGGCTACAAGGTCGTAGAGCTGACGGGCCGGTTGGTAAACGACCTCGCATGGTTGCCGCAACGAAATTGTGCTAGATCGTTCAGCGTGGAGCGTAGACAGTCCAAAGAGGGAGGAAAAGATATGGCGCAGCGTAATACACCGCCCTTCCGAGCAGACCACGTCGGCAGCCTCTTGCGGCCTCAACAACTCGTGGAGGCGCGTGAGAAGATGAAAAAAGGCGAACTCGCCATCGATGCACTCAAAATCCTGGAGGACGCAGCTATCCGCGAGGTCGTGAAGATGCAGGAGGAGATCGGCCTCCGGGGTGTTACCGATGGCGACTATCGCCGCGACCATTGGTGGGTGGATTTTATCGAGGCGATCGAGGGGGTCGTGATTGAAGGCGGCCTCCCGATCAAATTTCGTAACGCGCAAGGCGAAGTCGAATATGCGCCGCCCAAGGCGGTCGTCAAAAGCAAGCTCGGTCGCCCGCGCGGCATTGCCACTGCGAGCTTCGCGTTCCTCAAATCAGTTGCTAGTCAAACGGCGAAGATCTGTATCCCTTCACCGACACTCGTCCATTTCCGCGGCGGGCGCAACGCGATAGACAAAGTCGCCTACCCAGAGATGGAGGCGTTCTTCGCCGATCTCGCGTGCGTGTACAATGAAGAATTCCAAGAACTGAAACGCCTGGGCTGCACCTATCTGCAAATTGACGACACCAACCTGGCGTTCCTGTGCGATCCGCACCTGCGCGAAAACACAGTGAAGATTGGTGAGGACCCGGACAAGCTGCCAGCCACGTATGCCAAACTCATTAACAACGCTATCGCCGGCCTCAGACCCGAGATGACCGTGTGCATGCATCTCTGTCGCGGAAATTATCAAAGCTCGTGGGCAGCCGAGGGCGGCTACGAGCCGGTGGCGGAAGCGCTGTTCAACGCCTTCGATGTGGATGGATTCTTCCTGGAGTACGACAGTCCGAGGGCGGGCGATTTCGCGCCGCTGCGCTTCGTACCCAAGAACAAAAAGATTGTGCTCGGGCTGGTGACAACCAAGACGGCGCAATTAGAGAATCCGAACGAATTGAAGCGTCGGATCGACGCCGCCAGCAAATACGTACCTCTGGAAAACCTGTGCTTGAGTCCCCAATGTGGATTTGCCAGTGAGATGTATGGCAAT comes from the Deltaproteobacteria bacterium genome and includes:
- a CDS encoding transglutaminase domain-containing protein; translated protein: MAANFYGCTIPEQRADKIHLRSMEQMLEHLLALGGQPLSVARPVNKRLACRCHNFTRFLVAMLRAKRVPARSRCGFGAYFNPPYFEDHWACEYWNAAEARWILVDPQLDEVWQEKLKPDFDILDVPHDRFLTAGDAWAQCRTGKADAAKFGIVFANLRGLWFIAGNLIRDVAALNMMEMLPWDVWGAMPQPDEPIQDDQFEFFDRLAAITCTPDSSFAELRRLYEGDDRLRVPETVFNAKLNCPEAISACNRLQGRRADGPVGKRPRMVAATKLC
- a CDS encoding 5-methyltetrahydropteroyltriglutamate--homocysteine S-methyltransferase yields the protein MAQRNTPPFRADHVGSLLRPQQLVEAREKMKKGELAIDALKILEDAAIREVVKMQEEIGLRGVTDGDYRRDHWWVDFIEAIEGVVIEGGLPIKFRNAQGEVEYAPPKAVVKSKLGRPRGIATASFAFLKSVASQTAKICIPSPTLVHFRGGRNAIDKVAYPEMEAFFADLACVYNEEFQELKRLGCTYLQIDDTNLAFLCDPHLRENTVKIGEDPDKLPATYAKLINNAIAGLRPEMTVCMHLCRGNYQSSWAAEGGYEPVAEALFNAFDVDGFFLEYDSPRAGDFAPLRFVPKNKKIVLGLVTTKTAQLENPNELKRRIDAASKYVPLENLCLSPQCGFASEMYGNKITLNDEKAKLGLVVKVAEEVWGAAS